CATTATCAGTATTGCTTATTTTCCAAAGTTGCAACCCCACAGAAAAGCCGGAGACTAGCCTCCAGGTTTATGAACATTTGGATTCGCTATATAGAAACAAAGCTTTTTTTAAGCTAAAGGACGGGTTTAATAAAAACAAGGCTTTGCTCGGCGATAGGGACCGCCTCGTTATTCAGGCATTTACCGATGCCATTTTTAACAACAGGGAAGCTTCCAACGCAGCCATAGACAGCGTAATGAGCCACCACAATGCCTCCCTCTCTGACTCTCTTAAACTCCAGCTTCTGGAGACCAAAATCAACAACAGCGTATTTATTGGCAGGTATTATGAAGCCTTTGAAGCTACCAAAGCCATTCTGGCCCTGGGCGGGTTGAGCAATGAAGAAAAAGACGACCATGAAAACACCCTGAAAATTTATGATGCTCTGAAAAACAGCCCCGGCCAAATGGCTATCATCACTGAAAGCACCTTGCCCATTGGTAAGGACATGGCTGGACTATCAAGAATACCTGTTACCATAGGCAATACCGAGCAACAAGCCGTTTTCGATACGGGCGCAAATCTATCGGTTATTACTGACAGCCTGGCCATAAAATACGGCCTGACCATACTCGGGGAAACTTTCAAGGTTACTGCACTGACAGGCAATGAGGTGGATTCTCATATTGCTTTGGCCGACTCACTGAAAATAGGAAATACAATCTTAAAAAATGTGGTGTTTCTTGTATTTCCCGAAAGTAGCCTGAGTTTTCCTTCAATCGGTTATCAAATTGACCTGATCATCGGCTTCCTGGTTATTCATGCCCTTAGGGAAGTGAGTATAGTAAAGAATGCAAGCCTCCACATCCCGGAAACTACCGGCGATTATTCTGTAACAAACATGGCACTGGATTTTCTCACTCCTATAGTTGCCGTCGAGCAGGATTCACGCACCCTCCCGTTCACTTTTGATACCGGGGCATCATCGACCCAGCTTTACAAATCATATTTTAATCTCCATAAAGATGCCATAGTTCAAAGTGGAAAGCCGGACACTGTATCTCTCGGTGGAGCGGGTGGAGCTATAAAAACTGCTATTTATAAAACCACCTTCTCTGCAGCCATAGCACAACAGCCTTTTAGTGTGGACTCTGCACAGGTCTTTTATGATCATGACCTCAAAAAGGATATTGGCATGTACGGTAACCTGGGCCAGGATGTATTCCAGCAGTTTGATACCCTTACCATGAATTTTGAAAAGATGTTTTTAAAGCTGGAATGACACATTTTAGCCTGTAAAATCCAGTTATCGACAACTGCTTCGTTAAATATTTTGATAATTAATCAGAGTCACCTAACACAGGTTTAGATATAATCTTTAAATTCGCAGATTAGTTTATAGTTTTTTTCTGTTAATTTTCATGAATCGACTTCTCGTTGCACTACTGCTTTGTTTTTTTAGCGTAGGCACTTATGGGCTTCAAAATTGTGAATTGCCAGCTCGGTTAGTTGAAACGCTCCAGGCTAACCATTATAACCCGAAAGAGCTCAACGACTCACTTTCTTCAAGTATTTATGAGCATTTTATTCGTTTGCTGGACCCCGATGCCATAGTTTTCTCCTATGGTGATATCCAAAAATTGAATCGCCTCAAAGATCAAATTGATGATGATGTACGCACGAAGGAGTGTTTTGTTTATGAAGAAGTATTGAGTGCTTATAAAGCAAAGTTATCAAAAATTATAGACCACATTAAGCTTTGCAAGTTATCGGATTTGTCAAAATATGATACTTATGAGTTCACTATACCAGCAAAAAAGGAGTTTCCTGAAGACGCAATTGAAATTGTAAACCTGCAGCTCAAAGCGGGCTACTTTCACCGGATACAGTCAAAAACCGCTTCCACCGATGATTCGGATTTTTTCAATGAGGCCAAGGAGCAAGTACTTTGTAAATACACGCGTATGCTATCCCCGGAGGAGGGTCTGGATCAGAAAGTTCTCTCTGCCTATTTAAACGCTATAGCCCTCGCTTTCGATCCACACTCTCAATACATGACTGAGCATGACAGAGAGCAAATAGCGTTTGCCCTTGACACCGAGGCACAAGGCTTTGGCTTTACAGTAAGCAGGAACCTGGTCCATGAGTTAGAAGTAAATACAGTCATTCCGGGGAGTCCGGCCTGGCAAGATGAAAGTATTCACGAAGGGGATATACTGCTGGCTGTAAAAGCCGACGAGGTGCACTTAGACCTCGAGTGTATGGATGTTGAGGAGGTGAACATGATATTGCTACAATCCCCCTATGAAACGATCAAACTCCGTTTGAAGCAGTCGGATCAAATAAAAAACATTGAACTGAGACGCTCAAGGCTCAACCAGTATGGCAATACCTTAAAAGCTTTTATTGTAAATGGCCAAAAAAGATTTGCTTACATTTCCATTCCCTCCTTCTACACTTCATTTGATGACCCCAGATATATCAAAGGCCTGGCAGATGACCTGGCCAAAGAGCTGCTAAATTTAAAGTCAGAGAATATTGATGGGCTTATCCTGGATGTACGTTCCAATGGTGGCGGAAGCATGGCAGAAGCGATTAAATTACTGGGGCTGTTTATAGATGAAGGCGTATTGTTCACTATCGAAAATTCTAAAAAAGAAGTTAGCACTATAAAAGACCCCAATCGTGGAGTGGCCTATGACGGTCCCCTGCTGGTCATGATCAATGAGGCGAGTGCATCTGCCTCTGAAGTATTCGCTGCTACCATTCAGGATTGGGGTAGAGGCATAATTGCAGGCTCTAAAAGTTATGGTAAATCCACTTCACAATTGATACTTCCGGTCGCTCATAGTAAAGGCCATTATTTAAAAGTAACTACCGAAGCTATGCACAGGATCACCGGTTCAAGTTATCAGGGACGGGGCGTCATTCCTGATATTACCCTCGAAAATATTCTTGAAAACTTTGTACATGGTGAAAGCGCTACTCCCAATTACCTCAGGCTCTCCGGTCATTCGGCTGTTGTTGTTAACAAAAGCTTTCTTCCAATCAATCAATTAAAGGAAAAAAGTAGTGCCAGACTCTCTCAAACGAATCAATACGCCTCTATTAAAAAGATGAATAATGATTTGAAGAAGGGTAAAACTTTTACAATCCACATGAATAAAGGCACTTATGAGAGTGACATGGAAAGTCTTCAAACATGGTTTACACAACTGGAAGGGATCACCGGTCTTCAGCATCAACAGTTTGAGCTGGAGATACCGGAATATTCGGAATTTGACATATCCATAGATGAAGTACTCAGTACAGACTACAAAAAGGCACAGGAGACATTAAAGCAAGACTTTTACTTATGGGAGTCCTACAACATATTGGCAGATTACATTGAAATTACGAATTAGCAATTATGAAAACAACACAAGTATTTTTTATCTTACTCATTTTGGCCTTCCATGCTCATGGACAGGAAACAGCCTCTGACTACATGGCAAAAATCGGCAATGAATACCGTGAGATCCAGAATGATACCTGGGCCTATATAAAAGCTGCCGCTCATGGAAGAAATGCACGAAAAATAGATAAACGCAGACTTGAACTTACCGAAACCATAAAAAAAGCCAATGGCACCATTCGTAGGTTTAATACATACCAGAAAGACCCTTCCCTCAGAGATGCCACTGTTAAATACCTGAGTTTAAGTGAAATTGTGATCAAGGAAGATTATGGGAAAATAGTAGATATGGAAAAAATAGCGGAAGAATCCTACGACGCCATGGAAGCCTACCTGAGAGCAAAAAAGGAAGCAGGGGAAAAATTGACCGCAGCTCACCAGGAGTTGGATAGTGCACAAAGCACTTTTGCTGCAAAACATGGCATAAACCTGATAAGCAAGCTGGACAAACAAGGTGAAAAAATAAAAAAGGCCTCAGAAGTAATGGACTACTATAACAAAGTTTACCTGGTTTTTTTCAAAAGCTATAAGCAGGAAGGTTATGTTTTACAAGACCTTAGCAATAACGACATGGGTGCTTTTGAGCAAAACAAAAATACTTTGAATACTTTTTCAACAGACGGGTTGCTGGAAATTGATAACATAGGTAGTTATAATGGAGACCCTATGATAACGACAGTCGGAAAAAAGCTGCTAAATTTTTATCAGAAAGAGGCCTCTGAGCATTTTGACACCTACTCTAAAACAGTATTACTGAAAGAAAAACTTGAAAAGATGTCTAAATACCTTGAGGCCAAAAAACCATCAAAACGGACCCAGGAAGATATTGACAAGTACAACGAAACATTGAGCGAATACAACGAACAAGTGAATGTTTATAACAAGGTAAACGATACGCTGAACAAACAGCGTACTGAACTTCTTAAAGAGTGGAATGATGATTCTGAAAAGTTCATGGCTAAACATGTACCCAAATAACCAAAGGCTAACGGCACACAATCCACTGTTATTAAGCACGATATAGAATGTCTCACGGCGATTAGCACACCTGACATTGCCGTGGGACATTATCATTTCCATTTCTGCAAAACAAAAACATCTTCATCATCACTAAGCACCAATCATCAGCAAATACCACAAGATCATCACTTCTTAGTTAGAACTATCCATCTTTTTCACCATATTCACTTGTCTTTTGGCTCTAAGAGCTTTTAGATGAGTAAACTAAATCTAACCTAGATCGAACAGATATGAAAAGAATGAGATTAATGGTGCTAGCATTATTTTTTGTAGCATCAGGGGCACAAGCCCAAACGGCTGATGAAATCATTACAAATTATTTTGAAAATACCGGTGGTTACGCAAACTGGGGAGCCCTTAAAGGCGTAAAAATGAATTTCAAAGTAAATCAGGGTGGCATGGAAATTCCTATTGAGGTAGTTCAACTGGCTGATGGAAAGCAATACACTAAGGTTAGTCTTCAGGGAAATGATATCATGCAGGGTGTTTATGATGGCAATGTGCTTTGGAATACCAACTTCCAAACCATGAAAGCTGAAAAAGCTGACGCAGAAACTACTGCTAACCATAAGCTTAATACCAATGATTTCCCTCAGGACCTTTACAACTACGAGAAAAAAGGCTATAAGCTCGAACTGGTAGGTAATGAGACTGTGGAAGGTACCGAAACCTTTAAAATAAAGCTGGTTAAAGAGCCTGTAACCGTGGATGGAGAAAAGGTAGACGATGTGGTGTATTACTTCTTCGACAAAGAGAATTTTGTTCCCATTGCCCAGGAAAGTGAAGTGGTTTCTGGTCCGCAGAAGGGCATTATATCCCATATCTCATTTAGCGATTACCAGGAAGTCGAAGGCCTCTATTTCCCATTCTCTATATCGCAGGGAGTAAAGGACGGACCTTCTCAGCCCATTACTATAGATGCTATAGAAATTAACCCTGAAGTGG
This region of Fulvivirga ulvae genomic DNA includes:
- a CDS encoding outer membrane lipoprotein-sorting protein, which codes for MKRMRLMVLALFFVASGAQAQTADEIITNYFENTGGYANWGALKGVKMNFKVNQGGMEIPIEVVQLADGKQYTKVSLQGNDIMQGVYDGNVLWNTNFQTMKAEKADAETTANHKLNTNDFPQDLYNYEKKGYKLELVGNETVEGTETFKIKLVKEPVTVDGEKVDDVVYYFFDKENFVPIAQESEVVSGPQKGIISHISFSDYQEVEGLYFPFSISQGVKDGPSQPITIDAIEINPEVDESSFAFPEGE
- a CDS encoding LIC11966 family surface protein, translating into MKTTQVFFILLILAFHAHGQETASDYMAKIGNEYREIQNDTWAYIKAAAHGRNARKIDKRRLELTETIKKANGTIRRFNTYQKDPSLRDATVKYLSLSEIVIKEDYGKIVDMEKIAEESYDAMEAYLRAKKEAGEKLTAAHQELDSAQSTFAAKHGINLISKLDKQGEKIKKASEVMDYYNKVYLVFFKSYKQEGYVLQDLSNNDMGAFEQNKNTLNTFSTDGLLEIDNIGSYNGDPMITTVGKKLLNFYQKEASEHFDTYSKTVLLKEKLEKMSKYLEAKKPSKRTQEDIDKYNETLSEYNEQVNVYNKVNDTLNKQRTELLKEWNDDSEKFMAKHVPK
- a CDS encoding carboxy terminal-processing peptidase, translated to MNRLLVALLLCFFSVGTYGLQNCELPARLVETLQANHYNPKELNDSLSSSIYEHFIRLLDPDAIVFSYGDIQKLNRLKDQIDDDVRTKECFVYEEVLSAYKAKLSKIIDHIKLCKLSDLSKYDTYEFTIPAKKEFPEDAIEIVNLQLKAGYFHRIQSKTASTDDSDFFNEAKEQVLCKYTRMLSPEEGLDQKVLSAYLNAIALAFDPHSQYMTEHDREQIAFALDTEAQGFGFTVSRNLVHELEVNTVIPGSPAWQDESIHEGDILLAVKADEVHLDLECMDVEEVNMILLQSPYETIKLRLKQSDQIKNIELRRSRLNQYGNTLKAFIVNGQKRFAYISIPSFYTSFDDPRYIKGLADDLAKELLNLKSENIDGLILDVRSNGGGSMAEAIKLLGLFIDEGVLFTIENSKKEVSTIKDPNRGVAYDGPLLVMINEASASASEVFAATIQDWGRGIIAGSKSYGKSTSQLILPVAHSKGHYLKVTTEAMHRITGSSYQGRGVIPDITLENILENFVHGESATPNYLRLSGHSAVVVNKSFLPINQLKEKSSARLSQTNQYASIKKMNNDLKKGKTFTIHMNKGTYESDMESLQTWFTQLEGITGLQHQQFELEIPEYSEFDISIDEVLSTDYKKAQETLKQDFYLWESYNILADYIEITN
- a CDS encoding aspartyl protease family protein encodes the protein MNKILFVPVTLSVLLIFQSCNPTEKPETSLQVYEHLDSLYRNKAFFKLKDGFNKNKALLGDRDRLVIQAFTDAIFNNREASNAAIDSVMSHHNASLSDSLKLQLLETKINNSVFIGRYYEAFEATKAILALGGLSNEEKDDHENTLKIYDALKNSPGQMAIITESTLPIGKDMAGLSRIPVTIGNTEQQAVFDTGANLSVITDSLAIKYGLTILGETFKVTALTGNEVDSHIALADSLKIGNTILKNVVFLVFPESSLSFPSIGYQIDLIIGFLVIHALREVSIVKNASLHIPETTGDYSVTNMALDFLTPIVAVEQDSRTLPFTFDTGASSTQLYKSYFNLHKDAIVQSGKPDTVSLGGAGGAIKTAIYKTTFSAAIAQQPFSVDSAQVFYDHDLKKDIGMYGNLGQDVFQQFDTLTMNFEKMFLKLE